From Candidatus Saccharimonadales bacterium:
GTCAGACTGTTTTTGCGATCTGTTCGAATAACTACTCCTTCAAACACCTGAACTCGGGTCTTTTCGCCCTCTTTGATTTTTTGATGCACTCGCACCGTGTCGCCCGATTTGACGTCGACAACTTGGTGTTTTTGGTGCTTAGCCTCCACGGCCTTGATTAAATCTTGCATAGACTCGCGGTACTTTAGCACAGAGGTGGCGGATATTCAATAGAGCACGCCTGGTCGAGTCAAAACGGCCCACTGTTGACGTCTAAACTTAGGTTTAGACGTCAACTTGCCGGAAGATCTCTTCTACGCTGGTCACTCCAGAGATAGCTTTTAAGATACCGTCCTGGGGCATTGTCAACATGCCTTCGGCGACCGCCACCCGCCGGATCTCGGCCGTCTCAACCCGGGATGGATCGCGATTTAGCGCGGCTAGCACCGCCGGGGTCAAAGCCAGTTGTTCGGCAATCATTATCCGACCGCTGTAACCGAACGGGGTGTCGGCGGTCTCGACCGGTCTGAACAATTCGATCTCATCGAGGTTTGGTCGGTCATAACCCTCCGGCAGCGATTCGATAATCGGCCTTAGCTGGTTTTTTATGGCATCGTCGGGCCGATAAGCTTGCTTGGTATTGTCATCCAGCCGCCGAGCCAAGCGCTGGGCTACGATCAACCTGATGGCGTTTATAAACAATGGGTTTTGGCCGATGACTTCCAATAGGCGTGTCAGAGCTGTTGCCGCGTCGGCCGCATGGAAGGTCGACAACACCAAATGGCCGGTCAAGGCAGCTTGCATAGCAGTTTTGGCGGTGTCGATGTCGCGGATTTCGCCGATCATGATTACGTCCGGGTCGAGTCTTAACACCGCCCGCAGTTTGTCGGCAAATGCCTGGCGGTCTTTGTCGCCTTTGATCGGAATCTGGGTGATACCTTCAAAGGCATACTCGACCGGGTCTTCTAAAGTAACGATTTTTCGGGTCGATTGGTTGAGCCGGTCTATGATCGAGTAAAGCGTGGTGGTTTTGCCCGAACCGGTTGGACCAACCACCATCACCAGACCGTGCGGGTGCTCAACGATATCTTCCAGTTGCTGGCGATGCCGCTCGGACAGACCAAGATTATCCAATTGCATCAAATGCCGATCCAGATTAAATAGCCGGATAACAGCGTCTTGGCCGTTGGCCGTCGGTACCGTTTCGATTCTCATATTTAGAGCCTTGGTTCCATCGCCGGTCTCGATCTGTGATGACATATGACCGGTCTGCGGTTCAGGAGCGTTGACGCTGACGTTAGACCTGATCGCGATTGAAGAACTTAATTGGCGGAATTTGTCCTTACTTAAACGAGCGACCGGGTGAAGCGTACCATCGACTCTAAACCTTAAACCGACATAGTCCTTTTCGTTTTCCAAATGGATGTCCGAGGCACTTAATCGGTCAGCTTGTTTAATCAAATAGTCCAGTACGTCGTCCGGTCGGACCGTTTCCAGGGTTTTTGAGACATCTTCCAGCGTCTGGCTCTGGCCGGGAGAAGTAATAGCAATATCTTCGTATCTGATAGTTTGGGGCGGATCATGCCGCCGCATTAACTCTTTATAGCCGGACTCGGCAACCAGCAAAAAGCTGATGTTAAAGTCCGAGAACCGACTTCTAAGCTGCTTTAAAACCGTCTGTGGGGTGTTAATCGTGACGGCAAACACCAGCTGTCCACTATCGACGGCCGTCGGCACGGCGTGAAAGTTGTACATTTCCGGCACTGTCAAGAAGTCCTTGATAAGTCCCACCGTCTCCGTCCAACCGCGGCTGTCTTGGTATTTTAAGCCAAGCCGGCCGGCCCGGTCGGCCGTCGCCCGCTCTTCGGAGCTTCTGAGTTCCTGGTTAGCGTCGTTGTTTTGATCCACTTAAGGCTATATTGTAAAGCATAAGTGCTATCAAAGCTGTATGCTAGACCGATAGTGGGACAGTTAGTTTTGATCCTGGATAATATCCGCAGCGCCCATAACGTCGGCGCTATTTTCCGCACGGCCGCCGGATTGGGCGTTAACCACATCTACTGTGTCGGCCTAACACCTTACCCGGCGATCGCAAATGACCGGCGTCTGCCCCATATAGCCAATAAAGCCTCGGCTAAAATCGCCAAAACTGCTTTGGGCAGCCAATCGGCGGTTGACTTCAGTCCGGTTGATCTGCCGGCCCGCTTGGTCGATGATTTGACTCGGTCGGGATTCACTATCGCCTGCCTAGAAATAACACCCGGCGCCGTCAAACTCGACGATTACCAGCCGCCGGCTAAGCTGGCCCTGGTTCTAGGTAATGAAGTTGGCGGTGTTGATCGCTTTTGGCTAGATCGATCGAGCCAAACTCTGGCCATACCG
This genomic window contains:
- a CDS encoding ATPase, T2SS/T4P/T4SS family: MDQNNDANQELRSSEERATADRAGRLGLKYQDSRGWTETVGLIKDFLTVPEMYNFHAVPTAVDSGQLVFAVTINTPQTVLKQLRSRFSDFNISFLLVAESGYKELMRRHDPPQTIRYEDIAITSPGQSQTLEDVSKTLETVRPDDVLDYLIKQADRLSASDIHLENEKDYVGLRFRVDGTLHPVARLSKDKFRQLSSSIAIRSNVSVNAPEPQTGHMSSQIETGDGTKALNMRIETVPTANGQDAVIRLFNLDRHLMQLDNLGLSERHRQQLEDIVEHPHGLVMVVGPTGSGKTTTLYSIIDRLNQSTRKIVTLEDPVEYAFEGITQIPIKGDKDRQAFADKLRAVLRLDPDVIMIGEIRDIDTAKTAMQAALTGHLVLSTFHAADAATALTRLLEVIGQNPLFINAIRLIVAQRLARRLDDNTKQAYRPDDAIKNQLRPIIESLPEGYDRPNLDEIELFRPVETADTPFGYSGRIMIAEQLALTPAVLAALNRDPSRVETAEIRRVAVAEGMLTMPQDGILKAISGVTSVEEIFRQVDV
- a CDS encoding TrmH family RNA methyltransferase — translated: MGQLVLILDNIRSAHNVGAIFRTAAGLGVNHIYCVGLTPYPAIANDRRLPHIANKASAKIAKTALGSQSAVDFSPVDLPARLVDDLTRSGFTIACLEITPGAVKLDDYQPPAKLALVLGNEVGGVDRFWLDRSSQTLAIPMRGQKQSLNVAAAAAIAVYSLLNR